Proteins encoded together in one Pogoniulus pusillus isolate bPogPus1 chromosome 18, bPogPus1.pri, whole genome shotgun sequence window:
- the MEMO1 gene encoding protein MEMO1 has protein sequence MSNRVLCREASHAGSWYTASGPQLSAQLEGWLSQVQSTKRPARAIIAPHAGYTYCGSCAAHAYKQVDPNITRKIFILGPSHHVPLSRCALSSVDIYRTPLYDLRIDQKIYGELWKTGMFERMSLQTDEDEHSIEMHLPYTAKAMESHKDEFTIIPVLVGALSESKEQEFGKLFSKYLADPSNLFVVSSDFCHWGQRFRYSYYDESQGEIYRSIEHLDKMGMSIIEQLDPVSFSNYLKKYHNTICGRHPIGVLLNAINELQKNGMNMSFSFLNYAQSSQCRNWQDSSVSYAAGALMVH, from the exons GACCCCAGCTGAGTGCACAACTAGAAGGCTGGCTTTCTCAAGTACAGTCCACAAAAAGACCTGCTAGAGCCATTATTGCACC CCATGCAGGATATACCTACTGTGGATCTTGTGCAGCCCATGCTTATAAACAAGTGGATCCTAATATCAC CCGAAAAATTTTCATTCTTGGGCCTTCCCACCACGTGCCCCTCTCCCGATGTGCACTTTCCAGTGTGGACATTTACAGAACACCTCTGTACGATCTTCGAATTGACCAAAAGA TTTATGGAGAATTGTGGAAGACTGGAATGTTTGAGCGTATGTCCCTACAGACAGATGAAGATGAACACAGTATTGAAATGCATTTGCCTTATACTGCTAAAGCCATGGAAAG CCATAAGGATGAGTTTACTATTATTCCTGTGTTGGTCGGAGCACTGAGTGAGTCAAAAGAGCAGGAATTTGGAAAACTCTTCAGTAAATACCTAGCTGATCCTAGTAACCTCTTTGTGGTTTCTTCTGACTTTTGCCATTGGG GTCAGAGGTTCCGTTACAGTTACTATGATGAATCCCAAGGAGAAATTTATAGATCCATTGAGCACCTAGATAAAATG GGTATGAGCATTATAGAGCAGCTAGATCCTGTATCTTTTAGCAACTACTTGAAGAAATACCATAATACAATATGTGGAAGACATCCTATCGGCGTATTACTAAAT gCTATCAATGAGCTCCAGAAGAATGGGATGAATATGAGCTTTTCATTTTTGAATTATGCTCAGTCAAGCCAGTGCCGAAACTGGCAAGACAGCTCAGTGAGTTACGCAGCTGGAGCACTCATGGTCCACTGA